The following nucleotide sequence is from Micromonospora sp. WMMD1120.
CCGCCTCGCCGACGGCCACCGCCCGGTTCAACCGGACGACCGGGCTGTCGGTCAGTCGCGTGAGTTCGTCGTACCACTCGACGATCTGCACCCAGTCGGTGGCCTCCGCCGTCGGCGCGTCGGCGTGCAGCGCCGCGATGGCGGCCTGGGCCTGGAACTCGCCCAGCCTGTCGCGAGCGAGGGCCGCCTGGAGGATCCGCACGCCCTCGGCGATCATCCGGGTGTTCCAGCGGCCGCGGTCCTGATCCGCCAGCGGCACCAGGCTGCCGTCGGCCGCCGTACGGGCGGCACGCCGGGCGTGGTGCAGCAGCATGAGCGCGAGCAGCCCCGCCACCTCGGGGTGGTCGATCACGGCCGCGAGTTGCCGGGTGAGCCGGATGGCCTCCGCGGCGAGGTCGACGTCTCCCGAATAGCCCTCGTTGAAGACCAGGTAGAGGACGCGCAGCACGGTGGCGACGTCGCCGGGTCTGTCGAGGCGTACGCCGGTGACGGTGCGTTTCGCCCGGCTGATGCGCTGCGCCATGGTCGCCTCGGGGACCAGGTAGGCCTGTGCGATCTGACGGGTGGTGAGCCCGCCGACGGCGCGCAGCGTGAGCGCGACGGCGGACGACGGCGTCAACGACGGGTGCGCGCAGAGGAAGTAGAGCTGGAGCGTGTCGTCGGCGCTGGGAACGGGCCCGGGCGCCGGCTCCTCGTCGACGAGATCCTCGCGCCGACGCCGTGC
It contains:
- a CDS encoding DUF6596 domain-containing protein, producing the protein MDEALLRSLTPGVLGVLVRRGVDFAAAEDAVQDALVEAVRAWPADPPRDPRGWLVTVAWRRFLDAARADTARRRREDLVDEEPAPGPVPSADDTLQLYFLCAHPSLTPSSAVALTLRAVGGLTTRQIAQAYLVPEATMAQRISRAKRTVTGVRLDRPGDVATVLRVLYLVFNEGYSGDVDLAAEAIRLTRQLAAVIDHPEVAGLLALMLLHHARRAARTAADGSLVPLADQDRGRWNTRMIAEGVRILQAALARDRLGEFQAQAAIAALHADAPTAEATDWVQIVEWYDELTRLTDSPVVRLNRAVAVGEADGARAGLAALAALDDTLPRHTAVSAYLHERDGDLATAARLYATAAQKAPNLAERDHLTRSAARLHALRKVSGTSDQF